cacacacacacacacacacacacacacacacacacacacacacaccgattcAAAGATGGCGACTCCGTTGGCTCCGATGTTGCCGCTGGGCGTCACCCCGAGTCCTCCAATCAGACCAGCACACAGGTCACTGCAATCAAATAACTTTATTCATACAGGGCACTGCAATCAAATAACTTTATTCATACAGGGCACTGCAGTCAAATAACTTTATTCATACAGGTCCTTTCAAACAGAACAACTAGTCTCttcacactgaaataaattCATCACTTCCGCTGAAGCATTCAGactgagacagacaggtgggAAGACAGGtgggaagagagacagacaggtgggaagggagacagacaggtgggaagagagacagacaggtgggaagagagacagacaggtgggaagggagacagacagaaagactgaCCTGAGGATGTCTCCGTACAGGTTGGGCATCACCAGGACGTCGAACTGTGTCGGATCCTGAACCATCTGGAAGACATCAGGACACCAGGACATTATTACATGTCTC
The Etheostoma cragini isolate CJK2018 chromosome 1, CSU_Ecrag_1.0, whole genome shotgun sequence genome window above contains:
- the LOC117956843 gene encoding isocitrate dehydrogenase [NAD] subunit alpha, mitochondrial-like, translating into MSDGLFLRKCREVAEGYKDIKFTEMYLDTVCLNMVQDPTQFDVLVMPNLYGDILSDLCAGLIGGLGVTPSGNIGANGVAIFESVCVCVCVCVCV